The genomic segment TTCAGATTAAAAACTATGACAGtaccattaaaaaatactaataaaaacaaatactatttaaaatcaattacatATTGGAACCTTACTTATAACATAGtggttatttaattgtaatgtgttttgattacaaatatatactgtttataattaCAGAAAAAATCATCGTCTCATGGCTGTTTTGAATAAGCATAGAAGAGTTGGTTCCAGTGAAATAATTGACagatataatagttttataaatcgGATTCTAACTACACcaaaggtaaatatttttgagcaaataaatattttctttgattTCTACTGGGTATTTTAGTTTGcagaatcattaaaaaaatggaatttaaCATTGAGTAATAAACTCGTTACAATTCCTGGTCGTGTATTACCACAAGAATCACTTCacggaaataattatatatttccaGCTGGTAATAAAGCTAATTGGACAGTACAATTATCTAAATTACCCATGTTTACTTGTGCTGAAATACAACGTTGGGTAGTACTAGGTCCAGAAGAAAATGGTGCTGAAGTTAGACAATTTACCAATACTCTACTTCAGGTGGCAAAAGGCATGTCATTTAATTTACCACAACCAGAAatgttagtatttattatttaaatgtaatacattttagaacttaactcaaatacaaaatatacaatgatattttaatttctattttagaGTTGATTTAAAAGATACAAGTGCAAGCACGTATTTAACTACTTTGGATCAAGTAATAAATGAAATGGATccatcatttattttatgcgTCATTCCAAAATCGCCTAGTGAACATTACAATCTCATTAAAAGACAACTATGTCTTAATAGACCAGGTAACCAATTTCTGAAATGAAACTATGGATTTGCATATCGGTTTCATTTCAGGGTCGGACAATTGAATAATTGAGTTAGGTTAGATGAGGTCAGCATAATGTGTCTTACCCTGTATGCTATCATTGGGGGTCCTGTTGTGAGTTCTCACATTTTACCTCAATTCGTGGCATATTTCATTCGTATCTTTatctcaaaacttaaaaatgccaGCCACACTATAAGTTTTGGTGGGTCCAGCAGATCGGCATGGACCGTCATACTAAAACACCAAGTGTACCACGCTCTAAATTCTTTCAAACAACATATTGACTAAAATTTAGATTAGTTTTTTCAACTCAATCTTAATATCATGGTTCTTcctcttataaagttataactgtaTCTTAAGCTTATGCCTTggtatttacataaaatcatttttaatataaataactggtatttaagtgcataaaatagattaaaattatcttataatattttcacttatCATTAGAATTTTTCCTATATCTGGTATAAATAAGTTCTcagattaaaaacatttaatacccACTACTGAAATTGATTTTCTATAACCAATGTTATTGTGGAAATTTTAATCTTGgcattacaattttgaataacaataattaacaataaatatggtCTGGATATTGTATAGGgttttgttaacattttggGTTAATTCGGGTTCAGAgcctgttattaaaatatacataaatatataatttaatagtaatgtTTAATTCTAATATCATAATGGTATTAAGCATATATTGCTAACTGCTTCTGCTTAAACTCAATTCAAATatctcaaaatgtttttttttcagttccaTCACAAATGGTGTTGttgaaacaaatgaaaaaaaaagatatggTATTGTACGCCAAAAtttccataaaaattaattgtaaactaGGTGGAGCACCATGGCGTGTTTTCATTCCTGAAAaggtatgattaattttaaattgtacatttgtattatgtaaatttaatatgttgaGAGTAGGTAATCATTTTATGATGTCTTTTATCAGAATATGATGATAGTTGGATTTGACGTCTGTCATGGAAagcaaaataaaagtaaatcttATGGTGCACTAATAGCCACAATGAATGATACCCATACTACTTACTTCAGCTGTGTTCATGAATATGAAAGCAGACAGGAACTTTCAAACAATTTTGCAATTAGTATTGctagtatgtatataattatattacttttttaaattaaaaatatagatcatagaatttagtatttacggTACCAGTCTAGTTTGCAACCTACTGACACTTTAGTGATCTAGTATGTATCTTACCATAATCccaaaccaattattattatattgaaaaaaatatgctttatgGAATACAGCatatttataacctattttGGCTGATAGtggatattaaattgtttttaatgtttttaaaccgAGAATTATGCAATTATGTAATGATCTTTGTATATTTGCTGttaattgaaatttgttttgattatgATGACAAGAAAAATGtcaactttaatttatttttatgaaaataagacgcataaaatataatattattacttacctgTTTCTAtatcattcattttattttctgtataaaaAGTATGTATGATTTTAATGCGCAATGTGCTACTATGccgaaaaataaatttgatggATTCTCAAGCGCCGTGGCACTGACATGTTTGGTgcctaagtataaaaataatgggtGTTGCACTTTTGTTGATGAAATAAAAAGCACAAATAAatgtttggaaaatatattgCACGGATTTTGTTGGTGCCCAAtctctttaatttttaagtaaactatgcttttttataaaaaaaaataactgcttggcctacaataacttattaatgACCAATATCATCaacctactataatttaaatattatttttgttttttagaggctttaaataaatataaatccaaaaataataCACTCCCTAATAGTATCATTATATACAGAGATGGTGTGGAAGATGGTCAGTTATCTCATGTCCATCAAACAGAAGTTGATATGTTAAAGGTTGGtatctataaaaatacataagtttcCCCATACTTATATAACttgtgtaattaaaatatttataaataaatttctttaCAGAAAACATGTAAAGAACTCTACGGGGAAAAAAAAGTTGGGTTGGCATttgttatagttaaaatatgtaacaatacaagatttttttgtaacaatcctaatatatatcaaaatccACCACCTGGAACAGTTATTGATAATACTGTCACTGATCCAACTATGTAagtatttacctaattaataataaacattcatacttattttattgaaataacttaaaatatacccATACTTAAACATACTCATTACTCAGTGATAAACTAAATATTGACATCaatttttaaaccattattaAGGACTTAGTACATACattgtaattacaatatttattatataatatttagttatcaatcttattgttttttcttaatttatgcagatattttcaaattattttattgttaaaatatacgtatacatttttctattaaacTGAAGCTtaagcatattaaatatttatgtcagagaaactataattatgtatgaatttttatttataaatttaaatttaaatatggaataatatttgaatttataccaGGTACGATTTCTACTTAGTCTCTCAAAATATACCAAATGATGCAGCAACGCCAACTCACTACAATGTAATCTGGGATACTCTCAATGAAACAACTGTAACCAATTTCACACCCACGATAGTTCAAAGACTTACTTATAAATTGACTCATATGTCCTACAATTATTCGGTAAGTATGAATTGTTTAATGATGAACATAACAactgaacatttattttaatatttttaacggacatatttttatagaatacacAAAAGGTTCCAGGTCCATGTCATATGGCACACAAATTAGCAAGTTTTACGGCAGAGTCACTGGGGACTCCTGCAAATCCTGTTTTGGAAGATTTActctattttatgtaatttttttttcacccaaCACTGTGTAGAGACTTTATTTATGatctattataacttattttgtattttcttattttggtaATAagcaatgttttattttacaattaattttgtaaaggTATTTAACCTAATAATCATTAACTAAGTTAAaagtattgaatttatatttgtaattataagtCACTATGAATAGAAAACacaaattatctttatttttatctagatgaatatttAACTATCTGTGCTCAACAGTCAACACTACAAAgaggatattatattgttaattctaAATAATCCGTATTTTGGTAGCTataaatcttatatatataaaaatctcgtgtcacgtGTTTTTACGTGATAAATTCTGAAACTACTGGACTGatcttgatgaaatttttacactgtgtgtaatttggtccaacttaaaagataggctaatttaaaaagggagaggatgAAACCTGGGAGGTActcaaacgggaattttgagatttcagatgggaatttttgtttataaatggtttccacgagtgacgtcgtataaaatgattcgttctagaaatttcaatacagaattAGGTATAGTGAATCGTTTTAATTCGTTGCCACGAGAACGAAcaaaccatttattatatacatcgacGATTTGTTATTGACCATAAACATATtcaatcagtattattattatgcgtctaTAAGCAATGAtgagtttataagttatataataataataataaaataataataaaatatttgctttactttttaaatataaataattataatataatatctaactataaaaatgtaaaatgaaaatctctctacaggctaaactctggaactacttatcagatcttcttaatttttttttttaaacaaaacagtATTTCACGGAGAAGATTCaccagtgtataatattatattggttgctattggttaatcgtgtttgttgatttgtattattatcttttgtaaatattcatatagctatgtaaataaaaatgaatgtcgcttttttctatatttttctacATGAAAATCGCAAAATATAACTCAAAGTCACAAGAAATAAAGATACAAGATTGGTACAAGTGGTGCGCTCTAAcggattaatattcaatatacattataataacgtatataaataatacagtgaAAACTCTTTATAACGAAACACTTTACAACgaaaaattctatataacgtAAACAGTACATAATAATGGTTGGTTTgctataatataacctattagTCAATTCATTCTCTGTAACGTATTAGTCACTCTCAATaacgaaacaatattttatgtttcataatacaatttacgtGTTATCGTATctattacatatataaactataaaaataatgggCAATAATACCGAAATTTCCAACaacgattaaaataaacattcagtcaaaattgtatgtgtaggtcattttttttaaagttgtaccaaaaaccaaaatcgattttgtgaaaaatcgattttgcgtaaaaattcccgtttttccttaatttttcttttgtttttcccggcgcttttgaaaactactgggaaatttaaattttgacctccccaatgcaccacacgatattcactttcccatcgaacgagatactgaagtcgaaaatcgaagcattatttcgactacttatcgtgtacacagacacaaaaaaaaaaaaaataaaaaaaaaaaacacacatcattgtaaaatcaatacattcatcgtttcactcagaatctaaaataaatgaaaaaataaaaaaaaaacacacatcattgtaaaatcaatacattcatcgttccactcagaatctaaaaaagttttaaaatagtgattagaacaaaagttattccaaaagtcagttctataacattctgtatatatataaatatataagcataAAGATAACAGCCTCTTAATTTTGCCTTATATTTGTAAAGCCAAATAATAAACTAAGAAGTAAAAACTGTTTAagcattaacaataaaaaaaaaaagccaataTGTTaccgtattttaattattgtgttatttatatcaatttccTCAAGTTTTGTAGAAGAAACTTTTGGCGAGGCACTAGACTGAATAGCTTGGCAATCTTCAGATATGTATTCAGATGTAATCATTGTTTCTAAAATACCTAGGTGATAATGTAAAATGTCAGTTCTGTATTTAAATTgcacaataaaacaaataataatttctcagATTAAGaagacgtcgcacccgcatgacgtgttgtctccgtcttacatacgtACGTTATAGTAAATTTTctttcgctagtttcaatagggtgctgtcatttttgattttagagtgaattgacttaaatcaaacttttaggtaacaatattatctgTGCCTTCTCGttagtttttttacgatattttaatttttaagtgagttatgagcgttttcaaacattaatattttacatactgataattcacttaaaaattaaaatatcgtaaagaaccaacgagagggcacagataatgttgttaggtacctaaaagTTAAGTAAtgggtcaattcactctaaaataaaaaatgacagcaccctaattgaaactagcgaacgaaaatttgttatgtcttacgtttgtaagacggagacgaaATGGCATATCTTTTGCGccaaaatttatatattatagaagtagttatttaaaaaattagattttataaaaaaatgtcagtaaatataatagaaataaattataattatgattcagatttaaatgcaatataatcaatagcaaaagcatttaaaatgttaaaaaagtaaaaaaaaaaacagcatttaattaattaaaaaaagcatttacaaaacaaaaattaattaaaaattaaatagtttgtatactttatatttaactagtgtgtattaaaaaaaaatcacaatcgAGTACTTACATAAACAGTCTTTAGTAAAACGTTGATGGTTTgggcttaaaatatttatgtataatatagaaaattatcgacgggttataaaaatataatacaagggcgtatattatatacatatatttttattcgggcCGAGTTTACACCTAACCacggttaatagatattaaattcagaactatttattattttttaacaaattatgattgacagtttattataacattaaaaaaaccaactgatttattcattttataattattattaaggttcAGATTTGAAGGCAAAAAcctttttatgataataattataaagaaataatttttatataaagatGCGTGtcatgtaatatgtaaaatgatgaaagtattttttttgcctttttttgataaatgcctttattgtgtttaattttcaattgatttaatagtttaatacacGACATACGAAATGTGGggaagtgggtgtcgctctgcagGTGTACAACAAGTTACACTTAGGTCACTGTTATggattatgttaaatttgaattcaatgatataatataattgtat from the Acyrthosiphon pisum isolate AL4f chromosome X, pea_aphid_22Mar2018_4r6ur, whole genome shotgun sequence genome contains:
- the LOC100162949 gene encoding piwi-like protein Siwi, which translates into the protein MTSQSGPQQEFGPQNVERVTELLESLKTGGQEIQLITNHFQISTTNPDWSLYQYQVDFNPVQDRINNQTGLLSAHEDLLGAYIFDGTLLFSSKKYKPDTLELTSKQKYNDTVVIITIKFISIIEKGDYEFIQVLNSLLRRSLVNLNLTLVGRKFCDAEAKISIPKYKLQLWPGFETSIGNYAGGLFLKSGIHTKCIREETVLDFFKEFKENEGENSHWMVQFKMSVIGSEVLNRCDNQTYIINDVDEDYNTKLTFFKEDEYGISYIDYYKQKYGINLSSYCQPILLSQKNNSFINEGDKSDVVFLIPELCSFTGITDAMKKNHRLMAVLNKHRRVGSSEIIDRYNSFINRILTTPKFAESLKKWNLTLSNKLVTIPGRVLPQESLHGNNYIFPAGNKANWTVQLSKLPMFTCAEIQRWVVLGPEENGAEVRQFTNTLLQVAKGMSFNLPQPEIVDLKDTSASTYLTTLDQVINEMDPSFILCVIPKSPSEHYNLIKRQLCLNRPVPSQMVLLKQMKKKDMVLYAKISIKINCKLGGAPWRVFIPEKNMMIVGFDVCHGKQNKSKSYGALIATMNDTHTTYFSCVHEYESRQELSNNFAISIANGVEDGQLSHVHQTEVDMLKKTCKELYGEKKVGLAFVIVKICNNTRFFCNNPNIYQNPPPGTVIDNTVTDPTMYDFYLVSQNIPNDAATPTHYNVIWDTLNETTVTNFTPTIVQRLTYKLTHMSYNYSNTQKVPGPCHMAHKLASFTAESLGTPANPVLEDLLYFM